ACATTTGCAAAAAACTCTTGACGAACCATTTTTTCAAATTCAATTTTCTTCATAGATTCCCTTATAGCATCTGCCATTTGCTTAGTGGTATTAGCAATCAGATTTAACTCATAATATTCATAATTCCTAAAAGAGAGGTTTGAATTATCTTCATTAATTTTTAATAACTCTTCTGAAATTTCATAGAGAGGCTTAGTTATAGAACGGGAGAATCGATTTCCTAATATAATTGAAACTATTAGGGATATACCTAAGCTTAGTAAAATTGCCGGAAGGAGATAAACCATATAGTTTATCAGACCGGAATATGGCATGGATATTCGAAGTATATAATTTCCTTGTCTTGAAAGATAAGATACATAAAGCATAGGTATACCTAAGGTATTAGATTTTCTTTTGGCATAACCTATTCCTGCTTTTAAAGCTTCCTGAATTTCTTCTCTATTTAAATGATTATCTATATTATTGTAATCACTAATATCACTATCAGCCACTACATTGCCCATAATATCCATCACAGTAATTCTTGATTTATTACGTTGATTTATCGCCAATAAATTATCTATTTGACTTTTTATATCTTCACTGTAATCAAGGGATTGATCTATAATCTGAAGTAAATCAATCATGTTCTCCCGGGTTTTTCCTAATAAAATATTACTTATAAGGGTACTGAAAATACTGCCGCTAAGTAAAAGCGCCAGTGATATTATAATTATAAAGTTTTTAAATATCGCTCGTTTCATATTTCACCAATTATTGATTTTTCATAAAACGATATCCTACGCCCCGTACAGTCTTTATATATTCAGCTCCGTAAGATCCTAATTTTTGCCTAAGGGTACGAATATGTATATCAAGTGTTCTAGATTCTACGTCATATTCATATCCCCAAATTTGATTTAGCATCTCATCCCTTGAAACAACCCTAGAACTGTTTTCAAGCAAATACAGTAAGACCTCATATTCTTTAAATGTCAAATCTATTGATTTTCCATCTATAAAAACTTCCCGTGTTAATAAATTTATAGTAAGTTTACCGGCTGTCATTTCCTTTTCATCTTCTTTATCTATTCTGCGTAGTAAGGATCTAATCCTTGCAGCCAATTCTAAAACTCCAAAAGGTTTAGTAATATAATCGTCTGCACCAACATCAAGTCCCGCCACCTTATCTAGTTCTTTATCTTTTGCCGTCAAACAAATAATAGGAATGTCTTTAAGGACAGGATCCTTACGAATAAGTTTTATAGCTGATAATCCGTCCATACCCGGAAGCATAATATCAAAAATAGCCAAATCAGGTTTTTCATTCTTCATATTTTCAATGGCTGCCTCTGCCGCCTCGTAAGCTTTTATATTATAGCCATAGCCCTCTAGTGCAATTCTAATAAGTTCACGGATGCTTTCATCGTCTTCTATAACATAAATATATCCCATATCAACCTCCAAATTGTAGGTCTACACATACGAAATTATAATATTCTTATATTATTAACAGAACCTGTCTCGCGAAATTCTGTCCATTCGCATATATTTACCGCATGGTCTCCTATACGCTCAAAATATTTAGCTATCATTAATATATCAACACATTGATCTACATGTTCCGTGGTTTCTCTCAATATATTTGCTACTTCAAGCTTAACCTTATCAAATAAGTCATCAACAATATCATCTCTTTTTATTATTTCCCTGGCCATATCTAAGTTCTTTCCTGTAAATGCCTCTACAGCATCAAGAACCATGGCCTTTGTTGCCTGACCCATATCAGGAATATATTTTACTAAATCATATATATGCTCTCTCTTTTCACGAATTATTAATTCAGCTATATCCGCCGCATGATCTCCTATACGTTCCATATCTGTCACAACCTTTAGGGCAGTAGTTACCATCCTTAAATCACCGGCAACCGGTTGCTGCTTCACAATCAAGGACAGGCATCTAGCTTCGATTGCCTTTTCTATATCATTAACTATTCTGTCTCCCTGTATAATTTCTTTTGCTAATTCTTCATCTTGAGTTTCAAAAGCAATCATAATATTTTCGATTGCCTTTTCTATTAATCTAGCCATTTCAAATAAATCTTTTTTTAACAATTTTAATTCAGCTTCAAAACTAATTCTTGCACTCATAGTATACTCCTTTATTTTAATTATAAATAAATATCAGTTAAAGTCAAACTACTTACTAGCCAAATCTACCGGTTATATAGTCTTCTGTCCTCTTATCTTGAGGTCTTGTAAATAAAGTATCGGTATTGGTAAATTCTATAACTTCACCTACAAGGAAAAAGGCTGTATAGTCAGAAATACGGGCTGCTTGCTGCATATTGTGGGTTACAATTACTACTGTATATTTTTCTTTAAGTTCTGACATTAAATCCTCTATCTTAAGGGTAGAAATGGGGTCTAATGCAGATGTAGGTTCATCCATTAATAGTACTTCCGGTTCTACTGCTAAAGCCCTTGCTATACAAAGCCTTTGCTGCTGACCTCCTGATAAACCTAAGGCAGATTTTTTTAGTCTATCCTTTACTTCATCAAACAGTGCCGCTCCTATAAGGCTTTTTTCAACTATTTCATCAAGCTTTGACTTATCCTTTATACCATGAATCCTAGGTCCATAGGCTATATTATCGTATATAGACATGGGAAAAGGATTCGGTTGTTGAAAAACCATACCAACCTTCTTACGAAGCAAGGTTGTATCTACCCTAGGGTCATATATATTCTCTCCATCTAAATTAACTTCTCCTCTAATTGATACTTCCGGTATTAAATCATTCATTCTATTTAATGTTCTAAGGAATGTGGATTTTCCACATCCGGAAGGACCTATAAATGCAGTAATTGCCTTCTCCTTAATATTTATATTAATGTCTTTTAAGGCATGATTTGTTCCATAATATAAATTTAAATTTTTTGTACTAATCTTATCTTTCAAGATACTATCCTCCATTTATCCACTGATATAAAGATTTTAACTATTTATCCACATTAAGCTTGTTAGACAGGTATTTAGTCAACAAATTTATTCCTAATACAATTATTAAGAGTACAAAAGCTATTCCAAAGGCCGTATCATACTTTGCCTTCTCCATACTTAAATATAACTCTATAGTAAGAGTTCCTCCGGGCTGAAATACTTTGTTAATCAAGCCTTCTCCATAGCTACCAAACTTAGGTAGCAAATATCCGCTTCCGGCAGTAAATAATAAGGCTGCTGATTCCCCTACTATTCTTCCGATAGACAAAATTATACCGGTTATAATGCCTGGCATAGCCGATGGAAGTAATATGGTCCTAATCATATACCATTTTGTTGCCCCTATGCCTAAGGCTCCGCTTCTGTAGCTTTCAGGAACTGCTTTAAGAGCTTCTTGTGTATTTCTTGTAATAAGGGGAAGTATTATTAAAGTCAGGGTTAAGGATCCGGTCAGTATA
This genomic interval from Herbinix luporum contains the following:
- the pstB gene encoding phosphate ABC transporter ATP-binding protein PstB — encoded protein: MEDSILKDKISTKNLNLYYGTNHALKDININIKEKAITAFIGPSGCGKSTFLRTLNRMNDLIPEVSIRGEVNLDGENIYDPRVDTTLLRKKVGMVFQQPNPFPMSIYDNIAYGPRIHGIKDKSKLDEIVEKSLIGAALFDEVKDRLKKSALGLSGGQQQRLCIARALAVEPEVLLMDEPTSALDPISTLKIEDLMSELKEKYTVVIVTHNMQQAARISDYTAFFLVGEVIEFTNTDTLFTRPQDKRTEDYITGRFG
- a CDS encoding response regulator, producing MGYIYVIEDDESIRELIRIALEGYGYNIKAYEAAEAAIENMKNEKPDLAIFDIMLPGMDGLSAIKLIRKDPVLKDIPIICLTAKDKELDKVAGLDVGADDYITKPFGVLELAARIRSLLRRIDKEDEKEMTAGKLTINLLTREVFIDGKSIDLTFKEYEVLLYLLENSSRVVSRDEMLNQIWGYEYDVESRTLDIHIRTLRQKLGSYGAEYIKTVRGVGYRFMKNQ
- the phoU gene encoding phosphate signaling complex protein PhoU, with protein sequence MSARISFEAELKLLKKDLFEMARLIEKAIENIMIAFETQDEELAKEIIQGDRIVNDIEKAIEARCLSLIVKQQPVAGDLRMVTTALKVVTDMERIGDHAADIAELIIREKREHIYDLVKYIPDMGQATKAMVLDAVEAFTGKNLDMAREIIKRDDIVDDLFDKVKLEVANILRETTEHVDQCVDILMIAKYFERIGDHAVNICEWTEFRETGSVNNIRIL
- a CDS encoding sensor histidine kinase, whose protein sequence is MKRAIFKNFIIIISLALLLSGSIFSTLISNILLGKTRENMIDLLQIIDQSLDYSEDIKSQIDNLLAINQRNKSRITVMDIMGNVVADSDISDYNNIDNHLNREEIQEALKAGIGYAKRKSNTLGIPMLYVSYLSRQGNYILRISMPYSGLINYMVYLLPAILLSLGISLIVSIILGNRFSRSITKPLYEISEELLKINEDNSNLSFRNYEYYELNLIANTTKQMADAIRESMKKIEFEKMVRQEFFANVSHELKTPITSIRGYIELLENGMATDEKMKKEFMARIKKESQNMANLINDILMISRLETKEAEVIISEVRICPIVNDLIASLKPLASENNISIDINCKPIILKANEGQIKELFNNLIVNAIKYNKPGGKVNITVSKEGNDAIFIVEDTGVGIPEESKARVFERFYRVDKGRSKKIGGTGLGLSIVKHIVNYYNGSIKLESELGRGSKFTIRIPLN
- the pstA gene encoding phosphate ABC transporter permease PstA is translated as MQNNSLYQKKSRPLNIFIHLIIYICASLSIILLIGIVAYVGYRGISTVSWEFLTKEPSAINKTVGIAGNIVNTLYIIIITLAIAIPFGVGSAIYLNEYAKPGKLVRLIEFTTETLSGIPSIVFGLFGYVFFGTSLKLGYSILTGSLTLTLIILPLITRNTQEALKAVPESYRSGALGIGATKWYMIRTILLPSAMPGIITGIILSIGRIVGESAALLFTAGSGYLLPKFGSYGEGLINKVFQPGGTLTIELYLSMEKAKYDTAFGIAFVLLIIVLGINLLTKYLSNKLNVDK